The Photobacterium sp. TY1-4 DNA window GTGGCGGTATACAACAGCATCATCAAGATGATTGGCTCTATTGAGCACCTGCAGGCGGCCTTCGATGCCAAGAGCGACGAGTTCAGCGACGTGCTGAAAATGGGTCGTACCCAGCTGCAGGACGCCGTACCGATGACCGTCGGCCAGGAATTCCACGCATTCAGCGTGTTGCTGAAAGAAGAAATCAAGAACCTGAAATACGCCGCAGCCCTGCTGCTGGAAGTGAACCTGGGCGCCACCGCGATCGGAACCGGCCTGAACGCACCGGCAGGCTACCAGGCGCTGGCGGTGAAATATCTGGCAGAAGCCACCGGTCTGGACTGTGTACCTTCAGAAGACCTGATTGAAGCCACCTCTGACTGTGGTGCGTATGTCACCGTTCACGCCGCGCTGAAGCGTCTGGCGGTGAAACTGTCGAAAGTCTGTAATGACCTGCGTCTGGTGTCTTCCGGTCCGCGTGCGGGTCTGAACGAAATCAACCTGCCGGAAATGCAGGCGGGCTCTTCCATCATGCCGGCCAAAGTGAACCCAGTGATCCCGGAAGTGGTCAACCAGGTGTGCTTTAAAGTGATCGGAAACGACACCACCGTCACTTTCGCGGCAGAAGCCGGTCAGCTTCAGCTGAACGTGATGGAGCCGGTGATCGGTCAGGCGATTTTCGAATCCATCGAGCTGCTGGGCAATGCCTGTGTCAACCTGGCGGACAAGTGTATCTCCGGGATCACGGTGAACCGTGAAGTCTGCGAAAACTTCGTCTTCAACTCGATTGGGATTGTCACCTACCTGAACCCGTACATCGGCCACCATGAAGGCGACATCGTCGGGAAAATCTGTGCTGAAACCGGCCGCAGCGTGAAAGAAGTCGCCATGGAGCGCGGCCTGCTGGGTGAAGAAGAGCTGAACGAAATCTTCTCAACCCAGAACCTGATGCGCCCGCAATACAAAGCCAAGCTGTATAACTAAGGTTGTACACCGGCGTCGCCCTTGGCAGGGCGACGCCTCAAACGACAAAGGGCTGGATGATCCGGCCCTTTGTATTATACCCCTCGCAGTAAATAACGGGTCATCCTTTACAGTCCGTTCGTCAGACCACCAATCGGGCTCATCTTGCTCAGCGACTGCCAGATGGCCTCACAGGAAGCATGCAGCCGGGAGTGGTAACGGTAAACATACAAGTCCAGCGGCACCGGCTCACGGGCCGTCAGGATTTGCAGCTTTCCGGCCGCCAGCTCATCTTTAATCGCATAATCGGGCAGCCAGCTGATCCCCTTGCCCTGCATCACCAACGCCTTGATAAAATCGGTCATCGACGAGGTACACACCGTATTCGGCGTCAGTTTGCGGTTGGCCCGGTGCAGTGCCCGGCCCATGTAGCTTTCCGGTGTGTAGTCCAGGCTCGGTACCGTATCGTTGTGCTCAAGATCAAACAGCGGCTCTCCCTGCGCATCCACCGCCGAGACGCAGTACAGGTAACTACGCCCCAGGTAGATCGAGCGATAAGGGGCGACTTGCAACCGATCTTCATAGAAAGAAAACAGGAAGTCACACTTGCCGTCGATCAGCAGCTCCACGGCCTCGTCCACTTCGTTGGCCACCACGGAAAGCTGGGCATTGAGCGCCGGGTTAAACAAGCAGCTGTGCAGCTTGGGCAGGATGCTGATCGCCATCGAATGTGCCGCACTGATCCGCACACTGTACCGACCATGAAACGAGCTGCCGGCCAGGCGGCTGACTTCTTCATCCAGCTGTTGCAGAATCGACTGCGCCGTGGTCTTGAACTGCTTGCCGTTCAGCGTCAAGGCGATCGGCGTTTTGCTGCGATCAATCAATTCCAGCCCGAGTTCGGACTCCAGCGATTTGATCCGGCGGCTGAAGGCCGGCTGGGTCACATTCCGTACGGCAGCGGCCTGGGAAAAGTTCTTCAGTTCAGCCAGGATCAGAAAATCCTGCAACCATTTCGTTTCGATGTTTTTCATAATGGTTCTACATCAGCCAAGCGAATATTCACGATCTCAAGTCAAGCAGGGGACGCTTCCGTACCGCAATCAACCTGCGGTGCGGGTGGCCACAACGGGCCGGGCCGTGCTCATGTTTAAAAATAAAAAAGCTTCATTGATGATCCCCGACAGCGCCGCCAAATCTGCAATGAAGCCGGTGCGCATTATCGCGCCAAGGCACCGGCAAGGCAATTGTCCCTGGTGAAGTTTTAGTAAAAGTCCACCGGGGCCGAGCGCCGATTTTTCGCAGTGTACAGCTCACCCGCCGCACACACCCGTCACCCAAACCCGTGACTCAAATCCGTCATTCAAATCGATGATGCGAAGAGACGAGCACAACGCCATTCCGGCATCATTCAGTGCCAGTCAAATAGAAAACCGGGCCGCCATTGCCAGCCAGATTTCAAATATGAAAATAAAACCAATTATTTTTGAAAAATAAGAACTACCGACCCTATTTATAAAATAATCATTAACCTTGATGATGCCGGAAATTTTATTTTCTCCCCAGACATACACACAAGAAACAAAACCATCTTATTGATTACAAACAGGTAAATTATATTTAACGAATGCGAAAATTTAGTTTTCAACCGTTTCATCTATCTGAACGCCAACCTCGGGATAAAATATCAAATCTTCATCGAGTACAATTGGTTTTTCACGATTCGATGCCAAGTTGCTCCCAATTCGGCGAATAATTGTAACTATTATCAAAATCCACCATAATAAGCCCCTTATTCAGCGTCATCGCTTCGCTACGCACTGAAGGTTGTAGTTAATGGAACAGAAAGTATTAGTCGTGGAAGACAGCCGGGCCTTTCGACGGATTATCGAATTGGAGCTCAGAAAGGCTGGTTTTACCCCTGTCTTGACAGAAAGCATTGCGGAAGCAGAAAAGGTGCTGGATGAGGGAACCGACTTTTTATGTGCCATTCTCGACTATTGCCTGCCGGACGGCCAGGATGGAGAGATCATCGATCTTTGTCTGTCCGTTGATATCAAGGTCATCGTCCTCACCGCCCTGATGGATGAAATGACCCGGGAAAAAGTGCTGGCTAAAACCGTCATTGACTACATTCCCAAAGACAGCCCGGCCTGTATTTCCTCCATCATTCCAATCCTGCACCGCCTGGAAAGTAACAAGCAACACAAAGTGCTGGTCGTGGATGATTCAGCCACCGCCCGCCGTTATCTGCGCAGCCTGCTCGAGCGTCAGTACCTGACGGTGGTTGAAGCGGCCAACGGCAAGCAGGCGCTGACCATGATCCAACAGGAGCCGGACATCAGCCTGGTGATCACTGACTATGCCATGCCCGAGCGCGACGGTGTCAGCCTGATTAAAGAGCTGCGCAAAACCTACCGTACCGGACAGCTGGCCGCCATCGGCCTGTCAGCCAGTGATGAACACGCCCTGACCGCCAAGTTTCTCAAAGCCGGCGCGAACGACTATCTCAAGAAACCCTTCAACCAGGAAGAGTTCTACTGCCGTTTGCACAGCACCCTGGACATTCTGGACTCTGAGCGCCGCCTGTACCGGCTGGCCAACCAGGATTATCTGACCCAGAGCTGGAACCGGCGTTATTTCTTTGAGCACGCCCTGGTGCGCCATCATCAGGGACCGCGCTGCCTGGCTCTGCTGGATATCGATCACTTCAAAGCCATCAATGACAGCTTCGGCCACCACATCGGGGATATGGTGCTGATAGACCTGGCCCAGCGTCTGAAGCGCTTCTTCTCAGACGCCCTGGTCGCCCGCTTCGGCGGTGAGGAGTTTTGTCTGTTGTTCGGCAATTCGCCGCAAATCTTCGAGCGCCGCCTGGCCGCCCTGATGGAAGATGTCGCCGGTGCCGAGCTGGAACTGATGGGCCACACCGTGCGTTACTCCGTCAGCCTGGGCATGGTCAACGCCGAGGCCAATATCCATGAGCTAATCCGCCGCGCCGACCATTGTCTGTATCAGGCCAAATCCAGCGGCCGTAACCGCATCGTCCTCGAACACCCGCAAACGGAGCCCAGCCTCTGATCGCGGTACTCCCGTGAACGCCTGCCGGCAGTTCGTCCTGCCGGTTCGAGGCAATTTCGCCCCTGTCTCACCCCACGAAACAGCATTTTCCGCCGATTTCCGCGTCGTTAGCTACACTTCAAACTAACCCGTCGTCCACGGATACCCCGTTGGCAGCTTCCCCAATGCGGTCAGTTAAGAGGCAAGAGATGGCAGAGGTTCCCGGCCCGCAGCAACCCCGCTTTCCAAAGCCAACATCGGCATCAGGCTCCGTTCGGGCCCGCGACGTGCTGTTGCTGATCCGCACGCTGGCTGAGGAAATGCGCCAACACCCCCTGATGGATGACGAGCTGACGCTCAAGACCCGACTGGATCAGGAGCTGGGGTTTGACAGCCTGACGCGGGCCGAGCTGATCCAGCGCAGTGAGCAGCAATTTGCCGTCAACCTGCCGACCCAAGCCATCGCCGAGATCGAAACCCCCGCCGACCTGCTGCGCGCCATTCAGCACGCAGCGCCGCAGGACGCCGGAGCGGTGCAGGATTCCTCCCGCCTTACCCAGCCGTTCGAGCTGGGCCATGTCGCCTCGCTGCCCCACCGGGCTGCCACCCTGCAAGCCATGCTGGACTGGCATGTCGACCAACACCCGGATCGGCCGCAACTGTATGTCTACCAGGATGCCGACCAGATGGTCGAAATCAGCTATCAACAGCTCCGGCAACGGGCCCGTCACATCGCCCGGGCCCTGCAAGCGCGGGAGATCGCCCCGGGGGATTGCGTCGCCATCATGCTGCCGACCTGTGAAGATTACTTTTACAGTTTTTTCGGGATCCTCTATGCCCGGGCGATCCCGGTGCCGATCTATCCCCCGGCCCGGCTCAGCCAGATCGAAGATCACCTCAAGCGCCATGCCGCGATCTTGAACAATGCACGGGCCAAACTGATGATCACGGTGCCCGAAGCCAAACCGCTGTCGCAGCTGCTGCGGCTCCAGGTACCCAGTATTCAGGCTGTGGTCACCCACACCGATCTTCACCAAACCGCAGCGAAAGGCGCTGATATCGGTGATGCCCGGGCGGATGATATCGCGTTTTTGCAATATACCTCCGGCAGTACCGGGCTGCCCAAAGGCGTCACCCTGACCCATGCCAATCTGCTGGCCAATATTCGTGCCATGGGTCGCGTGGTTCAGGCCAGCTCGGACGATGTGTTTGTGAGCTGGTTGCCGGTCTATCACGACATGGGATTGATCGGCGCCTGGCTGGGCAGCCTGTATCATGCGATCCCGCTGGTGATCATGTCCCCCTTGCTGTTTCTGTCCCGTCCGCAACGGTGGCTGTGGGCCATCCACCGCCATCGGGCCACTCTATCGGCCGCCCCCAACTTTGCCTACGAGCTGTGCCTCAACAAAATCGATGACAGTGCGCTGGCCGGGCTGGATCTCAGCCACTGGCGGCTGGCCTGGAACGGCGCAGAGCCGGTCAGCCCGTCGACCATGCGACGTTTCACCGAGCGCTTCGCGCCTTACGGTTTTCGCCCGCAAACCATGTCACCGGTGTACGGCCTGGCGGAATCTTCGGTTGGCCTGACGTTTCCGTCCCTGTCCCGAACCCCGCGTATCGAGCGGATCAAGCGCGATCCCATGGCGCGACTCGGGCGAGCCGAGCCCGCCGCGCCCGATGATCCGACGGCGATCCAGGTGGTCGGGCTGGGCTACCCGCTACCGGGCCATCAGATCCGGATCATCGACGCGCTGGGCCGCGAGCTGCCGGATCGGGAAGAAGGCGAGCTGGAATTCAAAGGGCCGTCTGCCACCCAAGGCTATTACCGCGACCCGGACAAAACCCAAGCCCTGTATCACGGCGACTGGCTGACCACCGGCGATCGCGCCTTTACCATCGGTGGCGAGCTGTTTCTGACCGGGCGCAGCAAAGACATCATTATCCGCGCCGGGCGCAATATCTATCCCCATGAGCTGGAAGAAGCCGTGTGCCGGCTACCCAACATCCGCAAAGGTTGCGCCGCCGCCTTTGCCAGCCACGATCCCCAGAGCGGCACCGAGAAGCTGGTGATCCTGGCAGAATCCCGCCAGCATGCTCCGGCGCAGACCGAGCCGCTCCGACAGCAAATCAACACCCTGGCGCTGGATTTACTCGGCAGCCCGGCCGATGATGTGGTGATCTGCCCGCCACATACCATTCCCAAAACCTCCAGCGGCAAAATTCGCCGGGCCGCCTGTAAATCCCTGTATCAGACCCAGCGCCTTCACGAGCCGCAACGGGCCGTCTGGCAACAGGCGCTGCGCCTGATCCGGGCGGCGATGCTGCCCCAGCTCCACCGCGCCTGGCGGATCGGTATCGATATCGCCTATGCCGGTTACCTCTGGGGGCTGCTGACCGTGCTGGCGCCCATAGTCTGGACAACCGTTGCGCTGCTGCCCAACCCGAAAAGCGCCTGGGCCGTGACCCGTTTCGGAGCCAGAGCCCTGCTGCGACTCAGTGGCACACACCTGACCCTTGATGGCCGGGAACACTTGCCCGGCCCCGGCACACCCTGCGTCATCGTTGCCAACCACGCCAGTTATCTCGACGGCCTGGCGTTTATCGCGGCCTGTCCGCAACCCTGCCGATTTGTCGCCAAGGCCGAGCTGCGCAACAACCCGCTGACCCGGGTTTTTCTCTCCCGGCTCGGCACCGAGTTCGTCGAGCGCTTTGATGTCGAGCAGGGGCTCGTGGATGCCAGCCGCATCGCCGACAGCGCAACCGAGCAGCAACCCTTGGTGATCTTCCCGGAAGGCACCCTCTACCGGATGGCCGGGCTGCATGAATTTCATATGGGAGCATTTCTTGCCGCAGCCAAAGCCGGATTACCGATCCTGCCGGTCACAATCTGCGGCACCCGCTCCAAACTGCGGGACAAATCCCTGTTCCCGCGCCGTGGGCCGATCCACCTGCGATTTAGTCCGCTCATCGCCCCGAACGGGGCGGACTGGCAGGCTGCCGTACAACTGCGCGATCAAGCCCGGGGCGAAATCCTGCGTCATTGCGGCGAGCCGGATCTGGCCCATGCCCCCAAAAACCATCCGTCCCGCCCTGATCCCGGCTCCCGTTAAACCCGTCGAATAAAGTCTCATAAAATTGAATAGATTCAATCCATTAGTCACACCCTCCCCGCGCATTCTCCGGCTTTAGCCCAACACGTCAATGATGTGCCAAACGCGAAAATCGCGGCAAAAATGACCAAGATCAATGCAGAAATAACGTAAATCCTGAGTCTATAGAGGCGTCATTGATGCCACCGCGATGCCGTCGAGCCCCGGTATTCCATCAAGCACGAAGTAGATAACTATTCAAGGAGAGTGAACATGCTATGTCCTGATTGTAAGCAACCCATGCTCAAATCGGCCGATCACAGCAACCACTGTATGAATCTCAACTGTCCACCGAGTCGCACCCAGTGTCCGGCCTGCCAGTCGGATAACACGCAGCAGACGGGAAAAAGCCTCACCGAGGCCCAACTGAGCTGCAGCCAATGCGACACCCGCTGGACCATCTCACGGATTGAAAAAACCTGATCGCCGCCGGGTTTGTGACAGGCGAGCCCGGCACATCGTTCACAATCCCCCACCGCTCCGACTCATCCCGCTCGCCCGCCTGATTCCCCTCCAGTTACGCCACTTCATCCCGAACACCGGGGACTGTGCCAAACTTAGAATTTACGCTCCCCTCGCTTTTCGGGGAAGAGTCATGACCCGGCGTAGACCGCAGGAGGGAAGATGAAAGTGATCGTGGACTTGTGCATCCGATACGGCCTGTTAGCCCTGATCATGCTGCTCACGCTGCTGGTCGGCTTCGGCAGCCTCGCACACCCCGAGTGGCGGGTGTACCTGATCTTGCTGCTCCCCCTGGCGCTCGTCGGGCTATGGGATTTAATGCAGTCCCGCCATAACCTGCTGCGCAACTACCCCTTAGTGGCGCATATCCGCTGGATGTTTGAGACGTCCCGTCCCTATTTACGCCAATACATCGTTGAAAGTGATTTAAGCGAGCGTCCCTTCAACCGCAAACAACGCTCGCTGGTTTACGAGCGCGCCAAAAATACCGTCGACTCGCAACCCTTCGGTACCGATCTGGATCTCTACAACACCCAGTACGAACTGCTCACCCATTCGATTTGTGCCCGAAAAATAGAAGACACCAATTTCAGGATCCGGGTCGGCGGTCCGCAATGCAGCCAGCCGTACGACGTGTCGCTGCTCAATATCTCGGCGATGAGCTTCGGTGCTCTCAGCGGGAAAGCCATTGAAGCCCTGAACAAAGGGGCCGCCATCGGCGGGTTTTATCACGATACCGGGGAAGGGGGGATCAGCTCTTATCATCGCCGTCACGGCGGCGATTTGGTATGGGAGATCGGCACCGGCTACTTCGGCTGCCGAGATCAGAACGGTCATTTCGACTTGGCATTATTCACCAAACAAGCCCGGCGCGATCAAGTGAAGATGATTGAGATTAAGCTCAGTCAGGGCGCCAAACCCGGCCACGGCGGTGTCTTGCCGGGCATCAAAGTGACCGAAGAAATCGCCCTTGCCCGGCATGTCCCGGTCGGCGTGGCGTGCGTGTCTCCGCCCGCCCACAGTGCCTTCCGGACCCCGATTGAACTGCTGGAATTTGTCGCTTTGCTCCGGGAGCATTCAGGTGGCAAACCCGTCGGGATTAAGCTCTGCATCGGTCACCCCTGGGAGCTGTTTGCGATCTGTAAGGCAATGCTGAAAACCGACATTCTGCTCGACTTTATAGTGGTCGATGGGGCGGAAGGCGGCACCGGCGCAGCACCGGAAGAGTTTTCCGATCATCTCGGCATGACGCTGCGCGAAGGGTTGATCCTGACCCGCAACGCGCTGGTCGGGACCGGCTTACGTAATCATGTCAGTCTGGGGGCCAGCGGCAAAGTCTGCAGCGCTTTTTCAATTGCCAGCAATCTGGCGCTGGGTGCCGACTGGTGCAATGCCGCTCGGGCGTTTATGTTCAGCCTCGGCTGTGTGATGTCGAAAAAATGCCATACCGACAAGTGTCCGACCGGGATCACCACGCAAAATCCGAACCGGCAGCACGGCCTGGTGGTGGCCGACAAATCCATCCGGGTCGCCAATTTCCATCGCAATACGCTGGCAAGACTCGGGGAGCTCATCGGGGCCATCGGCCTGGAGCATCCGAGCGAACTGCGTCCCCATCATCTGCACCACAGAACCAGCCCCAACGCGATTGCCACCATGGATAAAATCAAAGAGTTCCTGCCCTACCGGGCGCTGTTGGATGATCCGGATGCCACCCCTTACGCCGAATGGTGGGCCGCCGCTTCCCCCGACAGTTTTCAGCCGTTGCAACATACCGGCCCCGGTCAATACCGGCGCTAATGCCCGAGATCGAGATTCTGGGTTCAAGGTTCAAGGTTCAAGATTCAAGATTCAAGATTCAAGATTCAAGATTCAGAAAAACAGGATCACCGCCCAGACCAGCCCGGCCAGCAGCATCGAGACAAAGACCGCCGCCGAGCCAATATCTTTGGCCCGGCCGGACAACTCATGATATTCATCCCCCACCCGATCGACCACGGCTTCAACCGCCGAATTGAGCAACTCGACAATCAATACCAGGACCAGACTGGCCACCAGCGCCAGTTGCTCCAGCTTGCTCACCGGCAGGAAAAACGTCACCGGCGTGAGCAAAACCAGGATCCCCAGCTCCATCCGAAACGCTTCTTCATACTTCCAGGCTGCTTTCAGTCCCAGAATGGAATAACAGGCCGCATCATAGACCCGCTTTAATCCCGTCTCACCCGGCTTCATGTCCTGCACTCACTTCAAAAAACTCAGTGCATCATATGCCATGAAGTCATCACTATCGAGGGGGTGACACGCCGAGACGTGATCTCAGCCAATAAAAGCAACGACTTAATCGTTGAGCTTCAGTAACAGCAAATCACAGGGCATCTGGCGCACCAGCGGCTCGCTCGGGGAGAGGAACAACTGGCGAAACAGGTTACATTGGTGATGGCCGAGTACCAGCAGATCCACTTCGAACTGCGAAATGGCGGTGATCAGTTGATCTTCAAGATAGCCAGTGTAGAAGAGGTGTTTATACAGCGGATAATTGGTGCCTTTCAGCAGTCGCCTCATGGCCGCCACCGACGCATAGTGCTCGCTTTCGTCGATGTTCACTGCATCGTATTCACGTACACCGACTTCCAGGTGGCCCAGATCCGGGTCCATATGGATCACGCTAAACAAGGCATGGTGAATCCGCGCCTGCTCTGCCGCTTTCGAGATCAGATATTCAGCGTACTCATCCAGATTCACCGCCAGGAGTAAATGCTTGTATCCCATGACAATCTCCTTTCAGACCATCGCGCCACAGGTACATCAGCCGTCACACCACCGACCAATGCCTACACAAACCATAGAAGAGAATACCGCGAAAACGTAGTTTTATTGCCGGATGTCCCGTCACGGCACCGGTTGACAGGCCGA harbors:
- the aspA gene encoding aspartate ammonia-lyase, giving the protein MHDTANQVRIEEDLLGQREIPASAYYGIHSLRAFENFNISAVRISDVPEFVRGMVYTKKAAAKANMELGAIPSEVGQYIIQACDLILDTGKCMDQFISDVYQGGAGTSVNMNANEVIANVALELKGHEKGEYHIINPNDHVNKSQSTNCAYPTGFRVAVYNSIIKMIGSIEHLQAAFDAKSDEFSDVLKMGRTQLQDAVPMTVGQEFHAFSVLLKEEIKNLKYAAALLLEVNLGATAIGTGLNAPAGYQALAVKYLAEATGLDCVPSEDLIEATSDCGAYVTVHAALKRLAVKLSKVCNDLRLVSSGPRAGLNEINLPEMQAGSSIMPAKVNPVIPEVVNQVCFKVIGNDTTVTFAAEAGQLQLNVMEPVIGQAIFESIELLGNACVNLADKCISGITVNREVCENFVFNSIGIVTYLNPYIGHHEGDIVGKICAETGRSVKEVAMERGLLGEEELNEIFSTQNLMRPQYKAKLYN
- a CDS encoding diacylglycerol kinase; translated protein: MKPGETGLKRVYDAACYSILGLKAAWKYEEAFRMELGILVLLTPVTFFLPVSKLEQLALVASLVLVLIVELLNSAVEAVVDRVGDEYHELSGRAKDIGSAAVFVSMLLAGLVWAVILFF
- a CDS encoding FMN-binding glutamate synthase family protein, with product MKVIVDLCIRYGLLALIMLLTLLVGFGSLAHPEWRVYLILLLPLALVGLWDLMQSRHNLLRNYPLVAHIRWMFETSRPYLRQYIVESDLSERPFNRKQRSLVYERAKNTVDSQPFGTDLDLYNTQYELLTHSICARKIEDTNFRIRVGGPQCSQPYDVSLLNISAMSFGALSGKAIEALNKGAAIGGFYHDTGEGGISSYHRRHGGDLVWEIGTGYFGCRDQNGHFDLALFTKQARRDQVKMIEIKLSQGAKPGHGGVLPGIKVTEEIALARHVPVGVACVSPPAHSAFRTPIELLEFVALLREHSGGKPVGIKLCIGHPWELFAICKAMLKTDILLDFIVVDGAEGGTGAAPEEFSDHLGMTLREGLILTRNALVGTGLRNHVSLGASGKVCSAFSIASNLALGADWCNAARAFMFSLGCVMSKKCHTDKCPTGITTQNPNRQHGLVVADKSIRVANFHRNTLARLGELIGAIGLEHPSELRPHHLHHRTSPNAIATMDKIKEFLPYRALLDDPDATPYAEWWAAASPDSFQPLQHTGPGQYRR
- a CDS encoding response regulator translates to MEQKVLVVEDSRAFRRIIELELRKAGFTPVLTESIAEAEKVLDEGTDFLCAILDYCLPDGQDGEIIDLCLSVDIKVIVLTALMDEMTREKVLAKTVIDYIPKDSPACISSIIPILHRLESNKQHKVLVVDDSATARRYLRSLLERQYLTVVEAANGKQALTMIQQEPDISLVITDYAMPERDGVSLIKELRKTYRTGQLAAIGLSASDEHALTAKFLKAGANDYLKKPFNQEEFYCRLHSTLDILDSERRLYRLANQDYLTQSWNRRYFFEHALVRHHQGPRCLALLDIDHFKAINDSFGHHIGDMVLIDLAQRLKRFFSDALVARFGGEEFCLLFGNSPQIFERRLAALMEDVAGAELELMGHTVRYSVSLGMVNAEANIHELIRRADHCLYQAKSSGRNRIVLEHPQTEPSL
- a CDS encoding AMP-binding protein, coding for MAEVPGPQQPRFPKPTSASGSVRARDVLLLIRTLAEEMRQHPLMDDELTLKTRLDQELGFDSLTRAELIQRSEQQFAVNLPTQAIAEIETPADLLRAIQHAAPQDAGAVQDSSRLTQPFELGHVASLPHRAATLQAMLDWHVDQHPDRPQLYVYQDADQMVEISYQQLRQRARHIARALQAREIAPGDCVAIMLPTCEDYFYSFFGILYARAIPVPIYPPARLSQIEDHLKRHAAILNNARAKLMITVPEAKPLSQLLRLQVPSIQAVVTHTDLHQTAAKGADIGDARADDIAFLQYTSGSTGLPKGVTLTHANLLANIRAMGRVVQASSDDVFVSWLPVYHDMGLIGAWLGSLYHAIPLVIMSPLLFLSRPQRWLWAIHRHRATLSAAPNFAYELCLNKIDDSALAGLDLSHWRLAWNGAEPVSPSTMRRFTERFAPYGFRPQTMSPVYGLAESSVGLTFPSLSRTPRIERIKRDPMARLGRAEPAAPDDPTAIQVVGLGYPLPGHQIRIIDALGRELPDREEGELEFKGPSATQGYYRDPDKTQALYHGDWLTTGDRAFTIGGELFLTGRSKDIIIRAGRNIYPHELEEAVCRLPNIRKGCAAAFASHDPQSGTEKLVILAESRQHAPAQTEPLRQQINTLALDLLGSPADDVVICPPHTIPKTSSGKIRRAACKSLYQTQRLHEPQRAVWQQALRLIRAAMLPQLHRAWRIGIDIAYAGYLWGLLTVLAPIVWTTVALLPNPKSAWAVTRFGARALLRLSGTHLTLDGREHLPGPGTPCVIVANHASYLDGLAFIAACPQPCRFVAKAELRNNPLTRVFLSRLGTEFVERFDVEQGLVDASRIADSATEQQPLVIFPEGTLYRMAGLHEFHMGAFLAAAKAGLPILPVTICGTRSKLRDKSLFPRRGPIHLRFSPLIAPNGADWQAAVQLRDQARGEILRHCGEPDLAHAPKNHPSRPDPGSR
- a CDS encoding LysR substrate-binding domain-containing protein codes for the protein MKNIETKWLQDFLILAELKNFSQAAAVRNVTQPAFSRRIKSLESELGLELIDRSKTPIALTLNGKQFKTTAQSILQQLDEEVSRLAGSSFHGRYSVRISAAHSMAISILPKLHSCLFNPALNAQLSVVANEVDEAVELLIDGKCDFLFSFYEDRLQVAPYRSIYLGRSYLYCVSAVDAQGEPLFDLEHNDTVPSLDYTPESYMGRALHRANRKLTPNTVCTSSMTDFIKALVMQGKGISWLPDYAIKDELAAGKLQILTAREPVPLDLYVYRYHSRLHASCEAIWQSLSKMSPIGGLTNGL
- a CDS encoding universal stress protein translates to MGYKHLLLAVNLDEYAEYLISKAAEQARIHHALFSVIHMDPDLGHLEVGVREYDAVNIDESEHYASVAAMRRLLKGTNYPLYKHLFYTGYLEDQLITAISQFEVDLLVLGHHQCNLFRQLFLSPSEPLVRQMPCDLLLLKLND